The Streptomyces uncialis genomic interval GCCATCGCCACACGCTCCTCTCCGGCGGTCCGCGGTGACCTCCGATCATGTACAGCGTATGCCCTGTGGACGGCGTACACATTGAGGGATACCTTGTACACACCAGATACGCCGTACACATCGGCCTGATCCTCCGGGGGAAACCCATGCCCGACGACCTGTCCCCGCGCACCTCCGCGCCCACCGACCGCGCCCCCCTGCATGTCGCGGTCATCACCGGCAGCACCCGCGACGGCCGCTTCGGCCCCCTGGTCAGCGACTGGATCGCGGACCGTGTCAGGGCCCGCGCCGATATGAGCCTCGATGTGATCGACCTCGTCGCGACCCCGCTGCCCACGGTGATGCCCGCCTTCGGCACCCCGCCACCGGCGGAGACCATCGCCCTGCTGGCCGATGTCTCCCCCCGGCTCACCGTCGCCGACGCCTTCGTGATCGTGACGCCGGAGTACAACCACAGCTATCCCGCGTCCCTGAAGAACGCCGTGGACTGGCACGGACCGGAATGGCAGGCCAAGCCGGTCGGATTCGTGTCCTACGGCGGACTGTCCGGCGGACTGCGGGCCGTCGAGCATCTGCGGCCCGTCCTCGCCGAACTGCACGCCGTGACCATCCGCGACACGGTCAGCTTCCACAACGCGTGGGGCTCCTTCGGTGAGGGCGCCTCCGTCGACCCGGCCGCCGAAGCCGCCGCGAAGGGGTTCCTCGACCAGCTCACCTGGTGGGGCCGCGCCCTGCGCAGCGCCAAGTCCGTCCACCCGTACGTGGCCTGAGGACGGCGACCGTGTCCGACCCCTCCCCCACCGCCGGGCGCACCGGCACCTCACCCTCCCGGCTCACCCTGCTGGGACTGCTGCTGGGTGTGGTGCTCGCGACCCTGGACGGGACGATCACCGCGACCGCGCTGCCCGTGATCGTCGGCGACCTCGGCGGTGTCGACCAGCTCTCCTGGGTGGTCACCGCCTATCTGCTCGCCTCCTCGGTCGCCACCCCCCTGTGGGGCAAGGCCGGGGACCTGTACGGGCGCAAGGGCGCCTATCTGGTGTCCATCGGCGTGTTCCTCGCCGGTTCCGTGCTCTGCGGACTCGCGCGGGACATGGGCCAGCTGATCGCGTTCCGCACCCTCCAGGGCCTCGGCGCCGGCGGGATGTTCGTCGGCTCGCTGGCCCTGATCGGGACACTGCTGCCGCCACGCGAGAGCGGACGTGCCCAGGCCATGATCGGCGCGGTGCTGCCCGCCGCGTTCCTGGGCGGCCCGCTGGTCGGCGGCTTCCTCACCGACCAGCTGAGCTGGCGCTGGACGTTCTACGTCAATGTGCCGCTCGGCGCGCTCGCCGTGCTGATCGTCGTCACCCGGGTCCGGCTGCGCCAGCCCCGGATCAAGGCGCCGGTGGACCTCCTCGGGGCGGCGCTGCTCACCACCGGCATCCTCGCCGTGACCCTGCTCGCGACCTGGGCCGGGACGGCGTACCCCTGGTGGTCGGCGCCCGTCGCCGGACTCGCGCTGCTCTCGGCGGGCTCGCTGTACTGGTTCCTGCGGGTGGAGCGCCGCGTCCCCGAACCGGTGCTGCCCGTGCGGCTGTTCCGCGACCGGGGGTTCGCCACCGCCCAGGCCATCAGTCTGCTGGTCGGCGCCGCGATGCTCGCGCTCAGCAGCTATCTGCCGCAGTACCTCCAGTACGCGCGGGGCGCCTCGTCCACCGGGAGCGGGCTGCTGCTGCTCCCGCTGTCGATGGGCATGATCGTGGTGCAGCTCGTGACCGGACGGCTCATCAGCGCCACCGGCCGCTACCGGATCTACCCGATCCTCGGCGGTGCCGTCGTCGCGGCGGGGGCGCTCGGGCTGTTCGTCCTGGTCGGCACGGGGACCTCGACCTGGGTGGTCACGGCCCTGTCCCTGGTGATCGGCGCGGGCCTGGGGCTGCTCCTCCAGTCCACGATGGTCATCACCATGAACAGCACCGGGCCGCGCGACCTGGGCGCCGCCA includes:
- a CDS encoding NADPH-dependent FMN reductase translates to MPDDLSPRTSAPTDRAPLHVAVITGSTRDGRFGPLVSDWIADRVRARADMSLDVIDLVATPLPTVMPAFGTPPPAETIALLADVSPRLTVADAFVIVTPEYNHSYPASLKNAVDWHGPEWQAKPVGFVSYGGLSGGLRAVEHLRPVLAELHAVTIRDTVSFHNAWGSFGEGASVDPAAEAAAKGFLDQLTWWGRALRSAKSVHPYVA
- a CDS encoding MDR family MFS transporter, with translation MSDPSPTAGRTGTSPSRLTLLGLLLGVVLATLDGTITATALPVIVGDLGGVDQLSWVVTAYLLASSVATPLWGKAGDLYGRKGAYLVSIGVFLAGSVLCGLARDMGQLIAFRTLQGLGAGGMFVGSLALIGTLLPPRESGRAQAMIGAVLPAAFLGGPLVGGFLTDQLSWRWTFYVNVPLGALAVLIVVTRVRLRQPRIKAPVDLLGAALLTTGILAVTLLATWAGTAYPWWSAPVAGLALLSAGSLYWFLRVERRVPEPVLPVRLFRDRGFATAQAISLLVGAAMLALSSYLPQYLQYARGASSTGSGLLLLPLSMGMIVVQLVTGRLISATGRYRIYPILGGAVVAAGALGLFVLVGTGTSTWVVTALSLVIGAGLGLLLQSTMVITMNSTGPRDLGAASGTVTLLRGIGGSLGVAVLGSAYAARVDGTLEERLGAAGGRLTDSSGQLAPDALAELPAAQADALREAVTGGLHAVALGALLLGALSFALAWLIREVPLRTRSAEEELAGDATGGGPDGAGDGAGDDDGDGTGVSPGVSPSPAGSRDRPAGVPPASRPGPAAP